The DNA window TCCCGACCTCCCCCACGTGGTGGGGGAGGAGCATCCACCCCCTGCCCATGCGTGGGCAGGGCCGGGGTGGGGAGCTTGCGCGCACCTCGACAGCAGGCCCAAGATGAACGCCGCCGACCTGCCCGCCGGTTCCATCGCCATCGCGCCCGAGGGCGCGGTGCGCGAGACACGCTCGACCTGCCCCTACTGCGGCGTCGGTTGTGGCGTGCTCATCCGGAGCGAGGGCGGGCGCATCACCGGGGTGCGGGGCGACCCCGATCATCCGGCCAATTTCGGCAAGCTCTGCACCAAGGGCGGCGCGCTGCATCTGAGCGCCAAGCCGGAATTGCTGCCGCAGCTTCGCGCCCTGCGGCCCGAGTTGCGCACGCGCCGCGACGCGCCGCGCCAGGCGGTGCGCTGGGACCAGGCGCTGGACCATGCGGCGCGACGCTTCGCCGCCATCATTGCCGAGCATGGCCCCGACAGCGTGGGCTTCTACATCTCCGGCCAGATGCTGACCGAGGACTATTACGTCTTCAACAAGCTGGCCAAGGGGCTGATCGGCACGAATAACGTCGACACCAATTCCCGCGTCTGCATGAGCAGCGCGGTGGCGGGCTACAAGGCGACTCTCGGCGCGGACGCACCGCCTTGCAGCTACGACGACATCGACCACGCCGCATGTCTGGTTCTCGCGGGCAGCAACGCCGCCTGGTCGCACCCCATCGCCTTCCGTCGCATCGAGCAGGCCAAGGCGAGGCGGCCGGAGCTGCGCATCGTCGTCATCGACCCGCGCCGCACCGAAACCGCCGAACTCGCCGATCTGCATCTGCAACTCCTGCCGGGAACCGACGTGGCGCTGTTCCACGCCATGCTGCATGTGATGGTGTGGGAAGACCTGGTGGACCCCGCTTTCATCGCCGCCCACACCAGCGGTTATGCCGCGCTGCGCGAGCTGGTGCGCGACATGAGCCCTGCTGTCGCGGCCAATCTGTGCGGGCTTGCGGCGCAGGACATCGTCACTGCCGCACGCTGGTTCGCGCTGGGCGGCCCGGGCGCTGATGTGGCCAGGCGTCAGCCCACGCTCTCCATGTATTGCCAGGGCCTGAACCAGTCCAGCAGCGGCACGGCGAAGAACGCCGGGCTGATCAATCTGCACCTGGCCTGCGGCCAGATCGGCAAGGCGGGCGCGGGGCCGTTCTCGCTCACCGGCCAGCCCAACGCCATGGGCGGGCGCGAGGTGGGCGGCATGGCCAATCTGCTCAGCGCGCATCGCGATTTGTCCAACCCCGAGCACCGCGCCGAAGTCGCCAGACTCTGGGGCGTGGCCGACGTGCCCGCCGAGCGCGGCAAGACCGCCATCGAACTGTTCCAGGCCGTGGCCGACGGCACGGTCAAAGCGCTGTGGATTGCCTGCACCAACCCGGCGCAATCGCTGCCCGACCAGGCGCTGGTGCGCCGCGCGTTGGAGGCCGCCGAACTCGTCGTGGTGCAGGAGGCGTACACCACTGCTGCAACCGTGCCCTACGCCGACGTGCTGCTGCCCGCCACCACCTGGGGCGAGAAGGACGGCACGGTGACGAACTCCGAGCGCCGCATCAGCCGGGTGCGCGCCGCCACGCCCGCGCCCGGCGAGGCGCGCGACGACTGGGCCATCGCGGTGGACTTCGCCCACCGGCTTGAATCGCTTCTTCCGCAAAGACTGAATGCACCACCCCCGGGCGCCGGGGCGCCAGCCCCCCGAGGGAGCGATGATGCCGACTTGGCAGCGGCCCTGCATCGGCGGCATGCACCACCCCCAGGCGCCGAGGCGCCAGCCCCCCGAGGGGGCAATGATGCCGACTTGGGAGCGGCCCTGCATCGGCGGCATGCACCACCCCCAGGCGCCGAGGCGCCAGCCCCCCGAGGGGGCAATGATGCCGACTTGGGAGCGGCCCTGCATCGGCATCACGGCGGCCGTCTCACCCTCTTCCCCTACCCCACGCCCGAGGCGGCGTGGAACGAGCACCGCGAATCCACGCGTGGGCGCGACCTCGACATCACCGGTCTGTCGTGGGCTCTGCTGGAGCGCGACGGCCCGCAGCAATGGCCTTACCCGGCTGGTGCCAGCAGCGGCAAGGCGCGGCTGTACGAGGACGGCGTCTTCCCCACGCCCGACGGCCGCGCGCGCTTTTTCGCCCAGGCCTTCAAGCCCGTGGCCGAGCCTTGCGACGCACGCTATCCGGTGGCCCTCACCACCGGGCGGCTGCGCGACCAATGGCATGGCATGAGCCGCACCGGCTCGGTGCCGCGGCTGTTCAACCACGCACCCGAGCCCTGCATCGACCTCCACCCCAGCGACCTCGCCCGGCGCGGTCTGAGCGATGGCACATTGCTGCGCGTGGCCTCGCGTCGCGGCGACATCATCGTTCCCGCCCGCGCCACCGACACGGTGCGCCCCGGCCAGGCCTTCATCGCCATGCACTGGGGCGCGGAATTCCTCGCCGGGCGCAATGCCGAAGGCGTCGCCCGCCTGGGCGTCAACGGCCTCACCCTGCCCGCGATCGACCCCTATTCCTTCCAGCCCGAACTCAAGCACAGCGCGGTGCGGGTGGAGGCCGCCAACCTCGCCTGGCACCTCGCCGCCTTCGGCTGGATGCCCGAGACGAGCGCGCACGCGCTGCGTCGCGAACTGATGCGCGAACTGGCCGCGCTGCCGTTCGTGATGTGCGTGCCCTTCGGCCGCGAACGCACCGGCCTGCTGCTGCGCGCCGCCGCGCGCGGTGCGCCACCTGCCGAACTGCTGGCGCGCATCGAAGCGCATTTCGGCGTGCAGGGCAGCGCGGCCCTGCACTACGCCGACCCCGGCCGCAGCGTGCGCCGTGCCGTGCGGCTGATGGGCGAGCGCATCGATGCCGCGATGCTGTCCGGCCCGGCCGACAGCGTGGTGGCGCAAGGCTGGCTGCGCGAACTGCTGCAGAGCGAGGCCAGCGCCAAGCCCTATGGCCGCTGGCTGCTGCGGCCCTCGACCAAGCCGCCGAGCCATCTGCCCAGCCCCGGCCACCAGGTGTGCAACTGCTTCGACGTCTGGCAAAGCCAGATCGACGCCATGCTGCCCACGCTGGATGGCGACGCCGACACCGTGCTCGCCACGCTGCAGCAGCAACTGAAGTGCGGCACCAACTGCGGCTCCTGCCTGCCCGAGCTGCGCCGCATCGTGCGCGAGCACGCAGCCGTCGCGGCTTGAATGGAAATTGAAGGAGTGCACCATGCCCAGCCTCGCAAGCCCCCCCTCCATGCCGTCTCCGCTGGCCGAGGGAAGTGCTCAAGCCCCCTCCCCACCCGTGGGGAGGGTTGGGGAGGGGGGCGTTGCGCCGCGACGCTCGCCGCCGGAGTCCAACGCCGAGGCGCCGCCCGAAGATTTCGCCGCTTGCGGCGAAGGCCACTTCAACCCCGAAGTCGTGCCTATGCTGCGCACCATCGGCCGTGGCGCGCATAGCAGCCGTGGCTTGAGCATGGAGCAGGCGCGGACTCTGATGGGCTGGTTGTTGCGGCGTGAACTGTCGGACGCGCAAATGGGCGGCGTGCTGCTGGCGCTGCGCATGAAGGGCGAGAGCGCCGAGGAACTCGAAGGCTTCACCCGCGCCGTGCGCGCCTCGCTGCCGGCCATCACACCGGGACGGCCCGTGGTGGTTCTGCCCAGCGTGAACGGCGCGCGGCGCCTGCCCAACCAGGTGCCGCTGCTGGCCCTGTTGCTGCGCCAGCGCGGCATTCCGGTGCTGGTGCTGGGCACCGAGCAGAACGATGGCCGGCTGCATACGGCGCGCACCTGGGCCGCGCTCGGCCTGCATCTCGCCGGGAGCAGCATGCAGGCGCAAGCGTTGCTGGACGCGGGCGAAGCGGTCTATCTCGACCTCGGCCGCATCAGCCCGCAACTGGCCGCGCTGCTGCAATGGCGCAGCGTGCTGGGCGTGCGCAACGCTGGCCACAGCGTGGTGAAGTTGCTGGCCCCCGTCGCCAGCCCCAGCCTGCTGCTGGCCAGCTACACCCACCCGGAATACGCGGTGCTGATGCGCGACGTGCTGCAGCGCCTGGGCCAGCCCGCGCTGCTGATGCGCGGCTGCGAAGGCGAGGCCGTGGCCCACCCGAGCCGCGCGGGCGAGCTGCTGCACATCGACGCCGCCGGCGGCCTGCACACGGAACTGGCCACGGAGGCGCCGCAAGCCGAAGTCGCCCTGCCGCCCTGCGGCACCGACCTGGCCGCCACCCTGGGCTGGATTGCCGATGTGCGCGCCGGCCGCAAGCCCGTGCCGATGCCCCTGGCACGCCAGGCCGACAGCATTGCCGCAGCTTTGCGCGCGGCACAGACTGGCGGCTCGGGCGGCGAGAGCGGCGATGGGCCAGAAGCCCACCCCGCGCCCATACTCGGCATCAGCAGCACGCTTGCCGGCGCCGGGGAATCGCCGCCCACCGCCGCTCGAACCGAAGCCGGTCACGTCAGTTTTTTCGCTGCCGAATCCCTCCTGCATGCCTGATTCCCGGAGCCCTGCCATGCCCCATGCACCAGCTGCCGCATCAACCCGTCCATCGACCCGCACGGCACCCGCCGTCCACCTCGTCGGCGCTGGCCCTGGCGACCCGGAGCTGCTCACCCTCAAGGCGGTGCGCGTGCTGCAGCAAGCCAGCGTCGCGCTGGTGGACGATCTGGTCGACGAAGGCTGTCTGCAGCATCTGCCACCCTCCTGCCGCGTCGTGCATGTGGGCAAGCGTGGCGGCTGCGCCAGCACGCCGCAAGCCTTCATCGAGCGCCTGATGGTGGCCGAAGCGCTGCGCGGCGAGCGCGTGGTGCGCCTCAAGGGCGGCGACCCGCTGCTGTTCGGCCGCGCCGGCGAAGAAATCGCCGCGCTGCGCGCCGCCGGCATTGCGGTCGAGGTGGTGCCCGGCATCACCGCCGGCGTTGCCGCGGCGGCGGCGTCTGCGGTCTCGCTCACCCACCGCGACCACGCCCGCGGCGTGGCCTTCGTCACCGGCCACGCCGCGGCCGGCAACGGCGTGGACTGGGCCGCACTGGCGCGCAGCGGACTGACCCTGGTGGTCTATATGGGTGTGTCCACCGCCGCCGCCATCCAGCAGGCTTTGCTCGACGGCGGCCTGCCGGCGTCAACCCCGGCACTGCTGGTGCAGTCCGCCAGCGCCCTGGACGAGCGTCGTCTGCGCACCCGCCTGAGCTGGCTGGCCGAGAGCCTCGCCGCCAGCGGCCTGGCCAGCCCCTGCGTGATGATCATCGGCGAGGTCACCGAGGCGAAGATGCAGACGCAGATGCAGGCCGATGCTCCGTCCTGGGCCCGGCCCGGCTTGCAGCCCGGGCTTCGCCCCGCAAGCCAGGCAGCCTGATCCGAGCACAAACCCCGATGAATGCGGCTGCGACAGCAGGACCCGATCTCACGCCCGAGCCGCCTGCGGAGGCGCCGGCCGCAGCCTTCCTGCGCCTGGGACTGGAGCGGCTGGACTCGGCCGAGAAGCTGCTGTTCCGCGAAGTCACGCGGCGCCTGGGCAACAGCCTGGAGCCGATGCCGGTGCTGCGCGAAATGCTGCACCTCATGTCCGAGCTGCTGGGCCTGAACCGCGGCCGCGTGCTGCTGCCGCAAACCGACGGCACGCTGGCCATCGCCTGCGCCTACGGGCTGCGCGCGGAGGAGATGGCGCGCGGGCGCTACGCCCCGGGCGAGGGCATCAGCGGCCGGGTGATGTTGCGTGGCAAGGCGGCCATCGTGCAGGACATCGACACCGAGCCGCTGTACCTGGCGCGCGCCGTGCCGCGCGAGCGCCTGCCGCAGGAAACCGTGTCCTACATCGCCCTGCCCATTCCCGGCGATGGCCGGCCCGCAGGCGTGCTGGCGGTGCACCGGCTGCGCCGGCGCCGGCGCTCGCTGGCGGAAGACCTGGCGGTGCTCGATTCCATCGCCACCCTCATCGGCCAGGTGCTGCGCCTGAACCGGCTGGTGGGCGAACGCACCGCGCGCCTGGAAGCCGAGAACACCGAACTCAAGCTGGCGCTGGAGAGCCGCGCGACGAGCGTGGCGGCCTACGGCATCGTCGGCCACGCGCCCAGCCTGCTGCGCGCGGTGCGCAAGCTGGAGCAGGCCGCCGCCACCGACGCCACGGTGCTGCTGCTGGGGGAGTCGGGCACGGGCAAGGAGTTGTTCGCCCGCGCCATTCACCAGCAGAGCGCGCGCCGCGACGGCCCCTTCGTGCGGGTGAACTGCGCCGCCATTCCCGACACCCTGTTCGAGGCCGAGCTGTTCGGCCACGAGAAAGGCGCCTACACCGGCGCGACCAGCGCCCGCGCCGGACGCTTCGAGCAGGCGCACCGCGGCACGCTGTTGCTCGACGAGATTGGCGACCTGCCGCTGGCGATGCAGGTCAAGCTGCTGCGCGTGTTGCAGGAACGGGTGATCGAGCGCCTGGGCGGGCAGCGTGAGATTGCGGTGGACGTGCGCATCGTCGCCGCCACGCACCAGGACCTGCAGGGGCTGATGGCCGCGCGGCGCTTTCGCGAAGACCTGTACTACCGGCTGAACGTGGTGCCCATCCAGCTGCCGGCGCTGCGCGAGCGGCCCGACGACATGCGCCACCTGATTCGGCATTTCCTGTTCCAGCTCAACGAGCGCCACCAGCGCAGCGTGCGGCTGGCGCCGGCGGGCATGAACAGCCTGGCGGCCTACCCCTGGCCGGGCAATATCCGCCAGCTCTACAACGTGCTGGAGCGCATCGTCGTGCTGTGCGAGGCGGACCTCGCGGACGAGGCGCTGGTCGATGCCGCCCTCATCAGCGAGGTGCAGGGCCAGGTGCTGGAGCCAACGCCAGCCCGCGCTGCGCGGCAGGCAGCCGACATGCCGCAAACCTGGGCCGCCGCCACTGCCAACCCCAACGCGAACCACGACCCCGCCTCCGGCATCCGCCCCTACCGCGCGGTGATGGAAAGCGAGCGCGAAACCATCTTTGATGCCATCCGGCGCACGGGCGGCAACAAGTCGCAGGCGGCACGGCTGCTGGGGCTGACCCTGCGCCAGCTCAACTACCGCCTGGCCCGCTTCGCGAACACCGGCGCCTCGACAAAGCGTTAACACAATGTTGACAAAGGGGAACCCAAGCCTTTGTCGCTGAATGCGTAAACCCATGAATTAAAAGCGGTTCTCTCCTGGCACAGATCGTGCTCATGTGATGTGTGTCGCAAACGGCACCCGCATCACGCAAGCCCACAAACACGCACCAGGAGAACGCTTCATGAGCCAGACCGCCACGCAGAAAGTCGCCTGCCTCTATCCCGAACTGCTGCGCCCCATCGACAAGGATGGCCTGGACCAACTGGCCACCAAGGGCAAGGCCAACCCCAAGA is part of the Thiomonas sp. X19 genome and encodes:
- a CDS encoding nitrate reductase gives rise to the protein MNAADLPAGSIAIAPEGAVRETRSTCPYCGVGCGVLIRSEGGRITGVRGDPDHPANFGKLCTKGGALHLSAKPELLPQLRALRPELRTRRDAPRQAVRWDQALDHAARRFAAIIAEHGPDSVGFYISGQMLTEDYYVFNKLAKGLIGTNNVDTNSRVCMSSAVAGYKATLGADAPPCSYDDIDHAACLVLAGSNAAWSHPIAFRRIEQAKARRPELRIVVIDPRRTETAELADLHLQLLPGTDVALFHAMLHVMVWEDLVDPAFIAAHTSGYAALRELVRDMSPAVAANLCGLAAQDIVTAARWFALGGPGADVARRQPTLSMYCQGLNQSSSGTAKNAGLINLHLACGQIGKAGAGPFSLTGQPNAMGGREVGGMANLLSAHRDLSNPEHRAEVARLWGVADVPAERGKTAIELFQAVADGTVKALWIACTNPAQSLPDQALVRRALEAAELVVVQEAYTTAATVPYADVLLPATTWGEKDGTVTNSERRISRVRAATPAPGEARDDWAIAVDFAHRLESLLPQRLNAPPPGAGAPAPRGSDDADLAAALHRRHAPPPGAEAPAPRGGNDADLGAALHRRHAPPPGAEAPAPRGGNDADLGAALHRHHGGRLTLFPYPTPEAAWNEHRESTRGRDLDITGLSWALLERDGPQQWPYPAGASSGKARLYEDGVFPTPDGRARFFAQAFKPVAEPCDARYPVALTTGRLRDQWHGMSRTGSVPRLFNHAPEPCIDLHPSDLARRGLSDGTLLRVASRRGDIIVPARATDTVRPGQAFIAMHWGAEFLAGRNAEGVARLGVNGLTLPAIDPYSFQPELKHSAVRVEAANLAWHLAAFGWMPETSAHALRRELMRELAALPFVMCVPFGRERTGLLLRAAARGAPPAELLARIEAHFGVQGSAALHYADPGRSVRRAVRLMGERIDAAMLSGPADSVVAQGWLRELLQSEASAKPYGRWLLRPSTKPPSHLPSPGHQVCNCFDVWQSQIDAMLPTLDGDADTVLATLQQQLKCGTNCGSCLPELRRIVREHAAVAA
- a CDS encoding sigma 54-interacting transcriptional regulator, producing the protein MNAAATAGPDLTPEPPAEAPAAAFLRLGLERLDSAEKLLFREVTRRLGNSLEPMPVLREMLHLMSELLGLNRGRVLLPQTDGTLAIACAYGLRAEEMARGRYAPGEGISGRVMLRGKAAIVQDIDTEPLYLARAVPRERLPQETVSYIALPIPGDGRPAGVLAVHRLRRRRRSLAEDLAVLDSIATLIGQVLRLNRLVGERTARLEAENTELKLALESRATSVAAYGIVGHAPSLLRAVRKLEQAAATDATVLLLGESGTGKELFARAIHQQSARRDGPFVRVNCAAIPDTLFEAELFGHEKGAYTGATSARAGRFEQAHRGTLLLDEIGDLPLAMQVKLLRVLQERVIERLGGQREIAVDVRIVAATHQDLQGLMAARRFREDLYYRLNVVPIQLPALRERPDDMRHLIRHFLFQLNERHQRSVRLAPAGMNSLAAYPWPGNIRQLYNVLERIVVLCEADLADEALVDAALISEVQGQVLEPTPARAARQAADMPQTWAAATANPNANHDPASGIRPYRAVMESERETIFDAIRRTGGNKSQAARLLGLTLRQLNYRLARFANTGASTKR
- the ybiB gene encoding DNA-binding protein YbiB translates to MPSLASPPSMPSPLAEGSAQAPSPPVGRVGEGGVAPRRSPPESNAEAPPEDFAACGEGHFNPEVVPMLRTIGRGAHSSRGLSMEQARTLMGWLLRRELSDAQMGGVLLALRMKGESAEELEGFTRAVRASLPAITPGRPVVVLPSVNGARRLPNQVPLLALLLRQRGIPVLVLGTEQNDGRLHTARTWAALGLHLAGSSMQAQALLDAGEAVYLDLGRISPQLAALLQWRSVLGVRNAGHSVVKLLAPVASPSLLLASYTHPEYAVLMRDVLQRLGQPALLMRGCEGEAVAHPSRAGELLHIDAAGGLHTELATEAPQAEVALPPCGTDLAATLGWIADVRAGRKPVPMPLARQADSIAAALRAAQTGGSGGESGDGPEAHPAPILGISSTLAGAGESPPTAARTEAGHVSFFAAESLLHA
- the cobA gene encoding uroporphyrinogen-III C-methyltransferase; this translates as MPHAPAAASTRPSTRTAPAVHLVGAGPGDPELLTLKAVRVLQQASVALVDDLVDEGCLQHLPPSCRVVHVGKRGGCASTPQAFIERLMVAEALRGERVVRLKGGDPLLFGRAGEEIAALRAAGIAVEVVPGITAGVAAAAASAVSLTHRDHARGVAFVTGHAAAGNGVDWAALARSGLTLVVYMGVSTAAAIQQALLDGGLPASTPALLVQSASALDERRLRTRLSWLAESLAASGLASPCVMIIGEVTEAKMQTQMQADAPSWARPGLQPGLRPASQAA